The following DNA comes from Gemmatimonadaceae bacterium.
ATCTACGACTCCGAACCCTGGCTACACCTTATGTAAAGGACTACGACGCCGATCCTGCGCACGGTCCGCTACAGTGGGTCGTTCGCTTCGACCTGAGACGATGGGGTTTTTTCAAGGCTTCGCTCAATGGCAACCGCGTCGGAGCCGCGGCCATCGTACATGACAGTCCCGATATCGACATGCTGGAACGACAAAGCGATCTCGCCCTTCTTTGGGACCTGCGGGTCGCACCTGATGCGCGCCGGGAGGGTGTCGGTGCTTTACTGTTTCAGGCAGCCGAACGCTGGGCGTCGATGCGAGGGGCCCGCCGTCTCAAGGTCGAAACACAAAACATAAATGTGCCGGCCTGCCGGTTTTACGCGAGTCAGGGATGCACACTGGGCGCAACCGATCACACTGCGTACCCTGACCTGCCAGATGAAGTGCAGCTTCTATGGTATAAGGAACTTGCTACACCCCTTTGTCTGCAGACAACACATCGGTGTGCACAGAATCCTGATCCTGGTGCGGCGGGGGCGGGAGATTCACCGGCACAGTAGTGGCTGACGCTACCAACTCGCCGCTGGAGGTGAGTGCTCCCTCAAGGCGGTGCATCGTGCCGCAAGAAAACGGCTTTGTAGACGACGGGGAGCCCGCAACAGTATTGGGAGAAGCGCGCAAGAATGCCGACCGTGACCGATTGCTATGGCGCACGTACCCGTTCGAGTATCGCATGGCGAAGCCTGAAACGCTGCCGGGCGCGCCGCCGGTCCCACCTCCGTGACCCCTGAGCACGCCGCGACAGACGTATGATGTAAGCAAGTAGGCACTTGCACGCAGCGGTCGTGCTCCGTACGTTAGGGCGCATGGACACTCGCACAACAATCATCCAGGCAGCGGCATCGGTTTTCGCTCAGCATGGCTTTCGCGGCTCCACTACCCGGCGGATCGCTGATGCTGCGGCGGTCAACGAAGTCACGATTTTCAGGTACTTCGGATCCAAGGAAGTCCTGCTGCAGGAAGCAATCAATCATTCAGTTGGCTGCGAGATCTCCAGTCCTCTTCCATCGTCGCCTGTTAACCCCGAGGCCGAACTGGCGGGGTGGTGTGCGGTGGTCATCGATCATCTGCGATCGCGACGGGGAATGATCCGGAAATGCATGAGCGAGACGGAGGAGAGGCCAGAGATGAAATCGGCGGCGGCGGCCACCCCGATCCGGGCGACGAGTGAACTGTGCGCCTATTTCGGCGCGCTCAAGAGCAGCGGTTTCATCAATGAAGATTTCGATGCATCGGCAGCTGCGGCGATGATGATGGGGGCGTTGTTCCACGACGCGATGGGACGCGACATGATGCCTGATGCCTATCCGGAACCCGCGGACCAGGCTCCGCAACGCTACGCGCGCCTGCTGTTGCGAGCGATTGGAGTCAGTACCAGCTCAGTAACGACAGACGGCCGGCACAAGCGCGGGAAACAAATCACACAACCACTCACGTAACACTGATATGACTGCCCGGAAACCTTACAACCGATTACGCGTGGCGACTCGCACGTGGATGCTGTGCAATGCGGTCGTGACGCCTCTTGTCATTTCAGCAATTGCATCGTTCGCGAACGCGCAAGCGGCTCCCCGACCATCTACGGTAATGGTCCCAGCCGTTTCGCCACCGGCCGGAGCCAATGCAGTCGCTCTTTCTCTCGACGATGCAATACGTGCCGCAGAAACGCAGAGCGAAGCTGTGCAAATAGCCCGTGCAGGCGTGCAGCGCAGCGAGGGGCAGCGGCTGCAGGCCCGGAGCCAGCTCTTCCCGCAGATCTTCGGCTCGGGCGGGTACACCCGCACTCTCAAATCGCAGTTTCAGGGAATCAGCGGTGATAGCCCCGCACCCGACACCACCGGTCCGCAGCCACCGGCACCACCGTGCGACGCATACCTTCGTGACCCAAATGCGTCTGTCGCCGATCGTCTTGCCGGGCTCGAACAGGCATCGCGCTGCGGCGCCGGCATCAATCCGTTCGCGGCTTTCAGCAGCCTTCCGTTCGGCCAGGCGAACCAGTACCAGCTTGGCCTCTCCGTCTCACAGAATCTCTTTAACGGCGGCCGCGTCTCGGCTCAGAACGAAGCGGCGGCGGCCGGCAGGCGCGCGGCCGGGATCGAGCTCACTGCACAGCGCGCGCAGATCATCCTCGACGTCACCCAGGCTTATTACGAAGCGTCGCTCGCCGATCGTCTCGTCGCGATAACGGACGCTTCATTCACGCAGACTCAGAGTGTGCTGCGTCAGGTTCAGCTCAACAAGACCGTGGGAAACGTTTCCGAGTTCGAGCTTTTGAGAGCGCAGGTGACGAGCGATAACCAGCGGCCACAGGTAATCCAGCGCCGCAGCGATCGCGAGGTCGCGTATCTGCGACTGAAACAACTGCTGAATATTCCGCTGAATCAACCGGTAGTGCTGACGACACAGATCGAGGATTCCACAGCCGCGTCGGCGGGAATACAGCTTGCCGGTGTGTCGGTCGCTTCGTACCTCACTCCCGACACCTCGACCGCAAACCGCGCCGGCGTCAGGCAGGCTGCGGAAGCGCTCGAAGTCCAGCGCGAGCTGCTTCGGGTGGCCAGGTCGCAGCGGCTGCCGTCGCTATCGCTGTCGTCGCAATATGGTGCCGTCGCATATCCCCTATCGGGCTTGCCTGGAACAAATGACTTCCGCGCAAACTGGACCGTTGGAATCGCCGCGCAGCTTCCGATCTTCACTGGCGGACGCATTCGAGGTGAAGAAATGGTGGCTCAGGCAAACGTTGCGGAATCGCGCTCGCGGCTCCAGCAGGTCCGTGAGTTCGCAGCGCTCGATGCGCGCGTAGCCATCAACGCCCTCATTCAGGCCAACGCCGCGTGGGAAGCGAGTCGCGGAACCGCCGAACAGGCCTCCCGGGCATACACAATTGCCGAGGTGCGATACCGGGAGGGCATATCGACGCAGCTGGAGTTGAATGACTCGCGAATTCTCCTCGAGCAGTCGACAGGAAACCGCGCCCTCGCAGCCCGCAATCTTCACATGGCGCGGATAAAGCTCGCGCTGCTTCCCAATCTTCCCCTGCAGGCTGGCGGTTTCGGGCAGTCGGACGCAGCGATTCAAACACAGCAGCAGCCCACGCAACCCGGCGGACAACAGCAACAGCAACAACAGCAGCAACAACAGTCGCAGTCAGGCACGCTTGCGTCCCAGCAGATACCCCCTGGATTCTAATCGAAAATGACACACATACATCGCTCGACAGGCAACGCGACACACCCGGAAGGTTCAAGGTGGATCTCTGTATTCCCGGGAATGACGAATGGATTGAGCCGGTACGCCGCGTTCACCCTTCTGCTCGCGGTCGTAGCCGCGTGTAACCGGGGAGCGGCCGCTGAATCCGACTCGACAGCCGTCGCTCCGATGACCATCGGGCCTGAAAATATCGCTGTCGTATCGAACGGGTCGTTATCCAATGGCCCGGCGATATCCGGTACCCTCATGCCCGAACGCGAGGCAATGGTGCGCGCGCAGGTCGGTGGCAGTGTCCTGCAGACCTACGTCGAGCAAGGCCAGACAGTTCGCGCCGGCCAGGTGCTCGCCCGCATCGACGGTGGAGGATTGCAGGATGCGTTTCTTTCCGCACGGGCGGGCCTCACATCGGCTCGCAACAATGCCGACATCGCTCAACGTGACCTTGCCCGAAGCCAGAAACTTCTTGCCGTGGGCGCGATCGCCGAGCGGGAGATCGAGCAGACCCGCCGGAGTTCGGTGGCGGCGACCGCCGCGCTGGCCGATGCGCGTGCCCGCCTTTCCATGGCGCAGAAGCAGGTTGGCAACACAACCGTTAGAGCGCCGATATCGGGAGTGGTCAGCGACAGACAGGCCTCGCCGGGTGATGTACTGCAGCCCGGCGCCGCGATGTTCATAGTCGTGGATCCGTCGAGCATGCGTCTCGAAGCGTCGGTTCCGGCAGAAAATCTCTCGCAAGTGCGCATCGGAACTCCGGTCGCGTTCACAGTGAGTGGCTATCCTGACCGCGACTTCGCCGGCCGTGTGACTCGAATCAACCCCACCGCAGATCCCGCGACACGCCAGGTGCGGATATTCATCTCGATTCCCAACACTGCCGGGACACTCGTCGGCGGACTCTTTGCGAACGGCCGCCTGTCGAGCGACACCCGCACCGGGCTGATTGCGCCGGTGTCGGCAATCGATGCCCGAAGCAGCGTTCCGGCAGTGCTTCGTATCAAGCAGGGAAAAATCGAGCGAACTCCGGTGCAGCTCGGCCTTCGCGACGAAGGCTCGGAACGAATCGAGATCGCGTCGGGAGTGCAGGCGGGCGACACGCTTCTCACTGGCGCCGCGCAGGCAATCTCACCCGGTACGGTCGTGAGGGTGTCGGCTCCAACAGACGAGCCGCGCAAGGAATCGAGGAAATAGCGGATGGTAATTTCAGATTTCGCGATCAAGCGCCCGATGATCACCATTGTGACGATGGTGGCACTAGCGGTATTTGGTCTTTTCGCGCTGTTGCGGCTCCAGACTGACGAATTTCCCGACGTTCAGCAGCCGGTAGTGTTGACAGGCATTCCGTATCCCGGCGCGTCGCCGGAAGGCGTCGAACGCGAGCTGCTGAAGCCCGTCGAGGATGCCATCAAGGGAATAGCTGGAGTCGATCAGGTTTTCGGCACCGCCTCTGATGGCTTCGCCCAGATCATCACGATCTTCGTGTATGAAAAGGATATCTCGCAGGCAACGCAGGATATCCGCGATGCAATCTCATCCATCCGGGCAGACCTGCCGCTCGAAATGGAGGAGCCGATTCTGAGCCGGTTCGATCCAGGCGATCAACCGATCGTGTCGTTGACCCTGGCATCGGATACCTACACGCCGGCGCAGCTCACGCGAATGGCCGATCCAAAGATCACCAGTGCAATCCGAGGAATTTCGGGCGTGTCGCAGGTCCGGATAATCGGTCAGGTGGATCGCGAGATGACGATTCAGCTTCGGCCACAGGCGCTGCAGGCCGCGGGAGTCAGTGTGTCGCAGGTGGTGGAGGCGCTTCAGGCGCAAAACCTCGCCGCTCCCGTCGGCCGGATCACCGGTACCCTGGATGAGCGAACGATCAGGCTGCAGGGCAGGCTCGAGGGCCCCGAGGATTTCATGCAGCTCGTTGTCGCCGAGCGGAATGGTCAGGTCATCAGGCTGGGCCAGGTTGCAGATGCGCTGGATGGAAATCAGGAGCAACGCTCACTCGCGCTGTTCGACGGCAAGGAAGCCATCGGTATCGACATCAGCAAATCGAAGGGCTACAGCACCACCGCCGTCAGTGCAAAAATCGCGAAAGCGGTGGCGGAGGTTCAGAAAACGCTGCCTGCCGGAGTGAAGATGAACACGGTTCGCGACTCGGGAGAGCGGGTTAAGAACTCGGTGCGAACTGTCGAGGAAGCGCTGATCGTGGGCGCACTTCTCACCATTCTGGTGGTCTTCATCTTTCTCAATTCATGGAGGTCTACCGTCATCACGGGACTGGCGCTGCCGGTATCGGTGCTGGCTTCGTTCGTGACAGTCTGGGCTTTTGGTTTCACGCTCAACACGATGTCGCTTCTCGGTCTCTCGCTCGCGATCGGCGTTCTCATCGACGATGCGATCGTCGTGCGCGAGAACATCGTCAGGCACATCGAGATGGGGAAGGACCACATGACCGCCGCGCATGACGGGACCGACGAGATCGGACTGGCAGTGGCGGCAACAACGTTCTCGATCATCGCCGTGTTTGTGCCGGTGGCGTTTATGGCCGGAGTCGCGGGCCAGTGGTTCAAGCCGTTCGCTTTGACCATCGCCAGCTCAGTGCTCGTATCGCTGTTCGTTTCGTTTTCACTCGATCCGATGCTTTCCGCCTACTGGGCCGATCCCAAGCGGGTACCGGGCCAGCGCGTGAACATCATTACCCGCACGCTCGACCGGTTCAACCATTGGTTCGACCGGCAGTCGGAGCGCTATAAGAAAGTCATCGGCTGGGCACTGGACCACCGTCTTGCGATGGTGGGGCTAGCGGTTGGCTCTTTCATTCTTGCGATTGCTCTTCCGGTCGCAGGCCTCGTCGGCACGAGCTTTTTCGGCGAAGACGACAACTCTGAATTCAACATCGGCGTTGAAACTCCTCCGGGCTCCAATCTCGATTACACGAGGCTCAAGGCGGAGGAGGCTGGACGCATAGTGCGCGCGCACCCCGAGGTCGTGTACACCTACACCACGCTCGGCACGGGAACCGGTGCGGTCGACAACGGCAATATTTACGTTCGGATGACGAAGAAGCACGAGCGGGATGTTAGCGCCGAGGATTTCGGTGGGACGATTCGAAGGGAAGTCGGGCGGATCGGTGGTGCGACGATGACCGTTTACACCGGCGGATTCCAGGGGGCCGAGAAGCAGATTCAGATTCAGCTTCGGGGCGGGACGCCCGATGGGCTGAACACAGCGGGTGCGATGATTGCGGCCGAGCTGAAGAAAGTGAGAGGCGCCGTGGATGTCGGACTGTCGACCAAGGGGTTGAAGCCAGAGGTCGATGTCGAGTTGAATCGCGGTCTCGCCGGCTCGATTGGCGTGACCGTGGGTCAGGTGGCGCAGGCGCTGCGTCCAGCGTTTGCGGGTATCAAGGCAGGTGACTGGGTCGATCCGTCGAACGAGATGCGGGAGGTGAACGTCCGCCTCGCGCCGGAGGCTCGCATGCGCGCAGCCGATCTCGTGCAGCTTCCGATCGTGATTCAGGGTGAGAATGGACCGGCAACGCTGCCGCTTGGACAAATCGCTACGGTCACCGACGGATTCGGTCCTGCACAGATATCGCATCTCGATGGAGAGCTGGTAGTAACGGTTCAGGCGAATACATCGGGCCGGTCGCTGGGCGAAGTGATGACGGACATCAATGGCGAGATCGCGAAGATGGCTCTGCCGCCCGGCGTCACGATCACGCAGGGTGGTGAAGCCGATGCGCAGGCGGAAGTGTTTGGCAGTATTTTCGCGGCGCTCGGCGTTGCGGTAATGCTCATGTACTTCATTCTCGTCGTGCAATTCGGCTCGTTCCTCGAGCCGCTGGCGATTCTGTTGTCGCTGCCGCTGTCACTCATTGGCGTAATGCTCGCGCTCATGATCACCGGCGACACCATCAATCTGATGAGTCTGATCGGCGTGATTCTGTTAATGGGGATCGTGGCGAAAAACGCAATTCTATTGATAGACTTCGCAAAGTGGGCGCGAGAGAAGGACGGGTTACCGCGGCGTGAGGCGCTGATTCAGGCGGGTGCAATTCGCCTCCGACCAATCATGATGACTACGCTGGCGCTGATTGCCGGCATGAGCCCGGTTGCACTGGGAATCGGCGAAGGCGCGGGGTGGCGCGCGCCGCTTGGCCGCGCTGTGATCGGCGGCGTGATCACTTCGACAGTGCTGACGCTGGTGGTGATCCCGACGTTCTATGAGATCATGGATGAGTGGCGCGAGTGGGTGATGAAGAAATTTGGGTTGACGCCCAAGGGTACGGGGGAACATCGGGTGGTGGGCGGCGCGAGCGGGATTCCTGAGGGGGCAGTGGGGTCGGTGCAGGGGTGACGCTATCGCTGCCTGCACTGCACGCGGCCGACGCCAGAGCGCCGGCTGTTGACATCGTAATCAATGAGTCGAAAGCTGCGTATCTAGTTTACGACGACCCTGCCGGACATGGACGTGCCGTGGATCCGGCAGTGGTAGGGATACGTGCCGGGCGACGTAAAAGTCCGCACGTAATTACCGTTCGACAAAACGCCTGACGTAATGCCGTCATCAAAAGCCACGTCGTGCTCGGCGCACTGCTGGCCGCTGCCATAGGCATCGCCCCCGCGGCACGAGTCCCACGTCCAGGTCACCCGCGATCCCGCCGACGTCGACAGCGCATTCGGAGCGAAAGCGTTGTTGGTGACGACGACTGAGTTCGGCGTACCCGGGGGCGGGGGCAATGGCCTCTTCTCCGAACCGGGCGCGATCGCATTCCCGCTACTACACGCGGCAAGGAGAGTAACTGTGATCATGAACATTGTTTTCCGCATTGTAAAAACCTCATATTGTGTTTGCAGGATAAATGCTTTCTCGATCAGGTGGTATGACTCCCGAGGCCGGAGGTTCCAACACCCGTTTGCCCTGTGATTTAACATAGGTAGATACAGCAATAAGTCAAGAGATAATTTGACTAATTTTTAAAATCAGACTACCTTTCGACAGCAAAAACGGGGAATTATCATGGCGTGGTGGCAAAAACACTTCCGAAATACAACCCGCGGCAGGATTGTCGCTCTGCTCCGGCGTAAGGAACAAAGCGTAGAAGAACTCGCGGCGGCGCTCTCTCTGACCGACAACGCCGTGCGCGCCCAACTTGCTACGCTTCAGGCAGATGGCGTGGCCGCTGCTGTGAGCGTTCGCCGGGAAGGCGCCGTCGGAAAACCTGCAGTCCTCTATGGGATAGCGAAGTCTGCCTCGGATTCACTCTTTTCCAATGCGTATGGGCCGGTACTCGCAGTGGTGCTCTCAGAGCTGGCCAGAACAATGACACCGACCCAGATTCGTGACGTGTTGCGGCGAGCAGGACGCCGCCTGGCACCGATGCCCAGGTCGGGCCACTCTCTTGCGGCTCTCGAGGCTCGGGTCCGCGATGGCGCAGCGTTTCTGATTGCCCTGGGCGGAGACGTCCAAGTGACCAAAACCGCAAAAGGCTTCGAAATCCAGGGCTTCGGCTGTCCGATCGGGCAGGCCGTCTCAGCCTGCCCCGATGCCTGCGCAGCCATCGAGGCTCTATTGAGCGAAACTACAGGTGCGAATGTCCGCGAGCATTGTGAGCGGACCGGGTCGCCGCATTGCCGGTTTGTGATTCCGGCAACAGGGTAAACATCCCCGACGCCCATTGTGAGCTACAGTGCCCCCGCGCAACCTGGCGCGCGCTGGCACTGTAGCTTGGGTCAGTTGTATTGGCGAGTGGTTCGGTCAGCCCTGGCCGAGGGAGGCCTCCAGCTCTCGCGCATGCTTCAAGTGAGCTTCCACGGCAGGCCGCGTCTGCTCGAGCAAAGCCTTCAGCTCAGCGTTCTGCGAGCTCGGAATGAGCACCGTGTCGATCGCGCCAAGGAGGTCGACGTGATACGTGATTTCGCTTGCGATGTAGGCGCGGTCAAAGTCGGCGCCCGTCTTGCCCTTCAGCGACTCGCGGACCTGCGCTCCCTTGTCAGTTTGTTGCCGGCTGACCTCGCTCTCCTCCGGCTTGACGTTCAGCTTCGTGACCAGCGCGACAGCGGCTTTGTTGACGCCAGAATGATCGGTAATCATGCGCTGCGCGAATTCCTTGACCTTCGAATTTTTCGAGGTCGACGCAGCCAGCCGCCCGCCGGCGATGTCGGCGTCGTTGGCGGCAACAACAATGGCCGCAATCTGAGGATCTGTAACGGCGGGTGCGGCCGGGGTGGCGCTCGCCGCGGGCGTCTCGGTTGCGAGTGGCGCGACGCTGGCCGTGCTATCGGTTGAAACGGCCTCGTTGTCGCCCTTGCTGCAGGCCGAGAGCAATGCGGCGGTAGTCAGGAGCAGTGTGATTGTCTTCATGTGAACTTCCTCTTGTTAGTCGCGACGCGACGTATGATTTCTGGCCGGCCGCGTTTGCGAGCCAAACCGGGTCCTGCGATTATCGCACGATGAGAGTGCCGCGCATCGTGGGGTGGAAAGCGCAAACATACTGATGTGTCCCCGCGTCTGTTGCCACGAACTGACCCAACGCTTTGGACTCGATACCGCCTGTGTCGAACTCCTTCTGCATTGCCGTCGCCGTATGCGGAACGAGGTCAGCGTTTTTCCAGAGTACCGTATCGCCCAGTGCCACAGTCAATGATGCAGGCACGTACTGGAAGCCGCGAATGGTGATGACGTGGGCGCGGGGAAGAGGCGCTCGGCAGCTCGCGGCACCGAGCACGAGCGCGGCCATCCAGGCACCGGTGCGGCCGACCCCATATGACGGCCAGGCGGCACGTGACCTGACTGCACAGGGCGGTGCCAGGTGATGGGCCACCTGGGCGGCGTGAGGTATGTAGAGACTGGTCATACCAGTGTAAACCTGCGGCAGAATTTCAGGCATTCCTGTCGAACATAAATGGCACAGGGATGTATGTCAACAATTTATTGGACATATTCGCGATGGCATGATGATCGAGCAATCTGACGACAGGCGCAACCGTTACCGCGGTCACACACTCATCACGGGAACCGTTCTCTCTGGACCCACACGCCCCCACGCCAGCGTCCTCGCCAGCAGCATCGACGAGATCGAGCTGGCGCCGATGAGGAGCCAACCGATCGGTGCCGGCGCGACCAGGCCGAGGAAGCCCCGCATCGGAGGAAGAACGAGCATCGCGGCCAGCACGCCACCGGTACCCATCATGGGGCGCACGCTCGCCCCGCTCCAGTCGAACCTTGGACCCGGCGTTAAACGGCGGAGTTCCGTCGACACGCTCCTCGTATCTGCGCCATGCGGCGCGGCGCGACATCACCTCAGCGAGCATGCGGGTAGCCGCAAGGCCGCTGAGGGCGAGTCCAAGAGTGCCCCCGGCCGCGGTAAGGCTGACGATAGTGGCCACGCCGAAGAGCACATCGGCAGCATCCGACCCGAGATGGCGGCGAGCGCCCTCCCGCAGCGCGGGGAACCCCTCGATAACGCTGACGGCGGCCGCCACTACAACTGGCGTTCCGGACGATACCGGTGATCCGGTTGCGCCGCGCAGCCGCCGCCCCGCCAGCAGGCCAAGGCCAATAGCGCTGCCGACAACCCGCGTCCCGCTCTGCACGAGCCGGTGGCTCTGCATCGGATCAGCCGGCCTGGTCGCGCTGACCTTCGCAGCTGTCGTGCGCGCGTGCGCGGTCGGCACCTCGACGCCTGCGACGGACGCCAGGACACGCTCCTCGCTCGTCAGCCTCGAGTCGAACTGCACGAGGAGGTTCCCGGTTAGGGCGTTGATCCGGACATCGCGGATGCCGGGCTCGCGGCGCAGCCGTGCCTCCAGGTAAGTGTGTTCTTCCCCAGACAAACGGGCAAGACGAATGCGGATACGCCCGGACGAGCGGTGAACTACATGGGCGGCGGCCTCGAATGCCTCCGCGCTCAGGCCCGTCTCGCTCGGAAGAGCCGAATCACGCGAGCGGCATCAAGAGGCCCGAGTGGCGTCGTCGCGACCGTGCTGCCGCAGTTGCTGCGCGTCGACCATGATATCCTCCGCCCGTTCGCGCGCGAGCGCGGCAGAGCGCATCAGCCGCTCGCGCATTGCGCCCGCCTCCTGGCCCGCGCGGTTCACGATCGCCTCTGCTCGTGCCAGCGCGGACACCTCGGGTTCCCCGTGCGGCTGACCATTGCCAGATTCTTTGGAGGGCTGGCCCCCTGTACCGCTCGTAGAGATAGTGGCAAGTGCCGACGCAGCCAGCTCTCCCAACCGAAACGCAGCGAGCGCAGAGAATCTGCCCACGTCCTGGCCGGCGCGGTGCGCCGTGGAGACGATCGAGGCAGGGGACGGCAGTGCGGGCTTCAGGCTGTCGGCGCTGCCGGCGTTGCGATCATCCATTGCGGGACCTGGTCGGCGGATCAGGCGCTGAAGGCTTGGCGCGGCGCGTGGCTGTAGTGCCGGCCGACTTGCGTGGCGGACGACGTCGTGCCCCCGTACCTCGCACTGATGAACCGGCTTTCGGCTTGGAGACGGTCTCCGGAACTGGGCTCTCACTGGCGACGCCGGGCGCGTACAGATTGGATTCCATGCGTGGGCCCTCGGCCGGCAGGTCCTGACTTCGCGCCGCCGACGCACCTTGGACTCCGTCGCTCACCCCACGAGCGAAGGCAACGAGGGCATCGCCCGCGACCAGGACTCCCGCAAGGCCGTGCACAGCCCCCTGCCGCAACAGCCCGCGTACGCGCGGCGAAAGGAAAGCCGCGGTCACCATCGCGGTCATTGCGACCTGCGCTCCCGCACCGTCTTCACTTCCCACTCCATACCTCTCAGACAGAATGCTAAATCCATCGCGGAACGCGAACCGTCGGCACTTGCATCATCTGTGCCCTGCAAAAAGCGTCCTGACAAACTCCCACCGACTGTGCGCTGAACGCGCGAGATGGACAAAATCACGCGCTGCCGGGGCCGGATGCCGGCGAAGTGTAAGTCGGCCACGATTGAGATAACTTTTCGCGATGCCATCAGAGATTCATACCGTCATTCCTGAACGCATCCGCGGCCTGCACGATGTGGCAAATAACCTGGCGTGGAGCTGGAACCGCGAAGCCCGCGACCTGTTCCGCTCGATCGACGAAAACATGTGGCATCTCCATCGCCACAATCCCGTCGATCTTCTCACCAACATCGATCCAGCACGCTTGGCCGCGCTCGCCACGGACCCGGCCTTTCTGGAACGATACGACGCAGTCATCCGCTGGTTCGAGGCTGAAACTTCCTTCGACGATACGTGGTTCAGCCGCACCTACCCAGACCTTCGGGGCAAAACCATTGCCTATTTCTGCGCCGAATTTGGCCTCCACAGCTCCGTACCGATCTACAGTGGCGGACTCGGCGTGCTGGCGGGCGATCACTGCAAGGCAGCGTCGGATCTCGGCGTCCCGCTCGTCGGCGTCGGCATTCTTTACCGCGCCGGGTATTTCGATCAGCGAATCCGCATCGACGGGTCGCAGGAGGACACCGACGTCAAATTCGACACGGCGCGGACACCGATCACCGCGCTGGAAGGCCCAGCCGGTGAACCGTATCTGGCGATCGTTAACACGTTCGGACGCGACATCCACGTGCGCGCATCGCAACTGAGGGTTGGGCGGACGCCAATCATCCTTCTCGACGCCGATCTCGAACAGAATCATGCCGACGATCGGCAGTTGCTGAGCAAGCTGTACGCGGGCGGGCCGGCTATGCGCCTCCGCCAGGAATGGCTGCTCGGCGTCGGTGGCGTGCGAGTGCTGCGCGCACTCCGCTACAGTCCTGCAGCGTGGCACGCGAACGAAGGCCATGCTTCGTTCATGCTTGTCGAACGCCTGCGAGAGTTGACAGTTGCAGGGATGCAATTCGATGAGGCGATGCACACGGTGCGTGGGGCAAGCACTTTTACAACACACACTCCGGTTCCTGCCGGCCACGACATCTTTGGGCCTGATCAGATCGCAAGCTGTACCGGCCCGGTGTGGAAAGAGATGGGAATCGATCGCGAGAAATTTCTTTCTATTGGCAGGCATCCTGTAGCCGGTAACGATTCATTCCATATGACGTCCACTGCGATTCGTTTGTCGCGCCGCGTCAACGGTGTCTCCCGACGGCACGGCGTGGTGACACGAACGCTCTGGAAAAACCTTTGGGAGGGGCGTGACACCGAGTCGGTTCCGATCGGGCATGTCACCAACGGCGTACACCTGGC
Coding sequences within:
- the glgP gene encoding alpha-glucan family phosphorylase; translation: MPSEIHTVIPERIRGLHDVANNLAWSWNREARDLFRSIDENMWHLHRHNPVDLLTNIDPARLAALATDPAFLERYDAVIRWFEAETSFDDTWFSRTYPDLRGKTIAYFCAEFGLHSSVPIYSGGLGVLAGDHCKAASDLGVPLVGVGILYRAGYFDQRIRIDGSQEDTDVKFDTARTPITALEGPAGEPYLAIVNTFGRDIHVRASQLRVGRTPIILLDADLEQNHADDRQLLSKLYAGGPAMRLRQEWLLGVGGVRVLRALRYSPAAWHANEGHASFMLVERLRELTVAGMQFDEAMHTVRGASTFTTHTPVPAGHDIFGPDQIASCTGPVWKEMGIDREKFLSIGRHPVAGNDSFHMTSTAIRLSRRVNGVSRRHGVVTRTLWKNLWEGRDTESVPIGHVTNGVHLATWMANPVMALLDPHFGSHWGAHFSEPGAWDRVLSIDDTRLWQVHLGLKAALMRLVREEARRAFAKRSHEAAQLVGSGLLLDPDALTIGFARRFATYKRANLIFHDVERLRALLINTSRPVQIIFAGKAHPEDTPGKQVLQSVHHYTRDPRFEGRVAFLEDYDMHIGHLLVQGVDLWLNLPKVPLEASGTSGMKAALNGVPQLSTIDGWWEEGFDGTNGWAIPEASSDDAADAETADHLYSLLESQVVPRFYNRAGGIPHGWVEMMKNAMRVAGGKFTARRMLEEYVENYYVPSMTPASAPDNPPTS